The nucleotide sequence CGGCCACCGTGGCGCCGGGCTCCAGGCGCTGCCGCACCCCGTTGATGGCGTGGTACGGGGTGAGTCCCGCGTCGGCGAGCGGCCCCGCGGTCACCGGGTCGAGCGTGCCCAGCGGCTCCAGGAAGCGGGCCTTGACCGCGATGTACTCGGCCATCCCGCCGTCCAGGCCGAGACCCGGGCACGGTGGAAGTCCCTGGCGCCCGGCGGCGAGGCAGGCGTTGTCGCGGCCCTGCACGCACGCCCGGCAGGTGCCGCACGCCCACACCAGGTAGACCAGCACCGCGTCGCCCTCGGCGAAGCCCTCCACCGCCGGACCCACCGTGGCCACGTGGCCGGCCGTCTCGTGGCCCAGGGTCATCGCCCGTGGCGCGGGGAAGGGCAGGTGCAGCAGGTGCAGGTCGGAGTGGCACACGCCTGCGCCGGCCACCTTCACCAGCACCTCGTCGGGGGCGATGGGCGGCAGGTCGACCTCGCGGAGCGCCACCTGGCCGGGGGAGACGAGCTGCAGCGCCCGCACCTCAGCGACCCTCGGGGGAGGGCGCAGAGGCGCTGGGGTAGGACGGGCGGGCGAAACGGCTCACGGAGGTCTCCGGCGGGGTCGCGGGTCCGGGCGAGGCGGGTGCCCGGGGTGGACGGTGCTGCTCGGAGGCCCTGGTGGGCAGGACGCTATGACGGCGACACCGCGGTGTCAACGGTGCCGCACAGGAGTTCTCGGTGACCGAGATGCCCAGGTCAGCGCCTCGTCGTGGCACTTAGTGTCCGCGGAAAACGCACGCACCGTGACGGCAACGAGGAGCAGGAAACATGGGCAAGCTGGACGGTCGGGTCGCAGTCATCACGGGTGCGGGCATGGGCATCGGGCGCGGCATCGCCGGCGCGTACGCCCGCGAGGGTGCCTCGGTGGTGGTGGCCGAGATCGACGAGGCTGCCGGCCGCGAGACGGTGAGCTGGATCGGCGAGCAGTGGGGGACGCCGGCGGTGCTCGTGCCCGTGGACGTCACCGACAAGGCCCAGGTGCTGTCCATGGTGAACACCGCGGTGCAGCGCTTCGGCCGCCTGGACGTGCTGGTGAACAACGCCTGGCGCGGCAGCGGCTTCGCCCGGCTGGAGAAGATGACTGACGAGCAGCTGCGCGGCGGCTTCGACATGGCGGTGATGGCGGCGTTCTGGGCGATGCAGGCCGCGCTGCCGCACCTGCGCGAGCACGGCACCGGCCGGGTGATCAACCTCTGCTCGCTCAACGGCGTCAACGCGCACATGTACTCGGTGCAGTACAACGCCGCCAAGGAGGCGCTGCGCACCCTCACCCGCACCGCGGCCCGGGAGTGGGCCCCGCACCAGGTGTGCTGCAACGTCATCTGCCCCGGTGCGATGAGCGCGGCCTACCAGCGGATGGCCGCCGCCAGCCCGGAGAACGCGGCGGCGATGGCGGCGGGCAACCCGATGGGCCGCGTCGGCGACCCGCTGGAGGACATCGGTCCGGTGGCGGTGTTCCTGGGCGGCGACGACTGCCGCTACGTCACCGGCAACACCCTGTACGTGGACGGCGGCAGCCACATCAACGGCGTGCAGTGGGCGCCCACCGTCGACTGACGCTGAGCGCTCGCTAGCCGCGGACCGCGGCGCGGAGCTGGTCCACCGGGTCGGTGCCGTCGCGGCGTCCGCGCGGCCCCGCGGCCTTGGGCGGGACGAGCCGGCCCGCGTCGGAGCGGGTCCACTCGCGCACCGCCCAGCGCTCGGCGATGGCCCACCGGCCCTCGCGACGCTCCATCCGGTCCACGTAGCGGGCG is from Rhodococcus sp. X156 and encodes:
- a CDS encoding alcohol dehydrogenase catalytic domain-containing protein translates to MRALQLVSPGQVALREVDLPPIAPDEVLVKVAGAGVCHSDLHLLHLPFPAPRAMTLGHETAGHVATVGPAVEGFAEGDAVLVYLVWACGTCRACVQGRDNACLAAGRQGLPPCPGLGLDGGMAEYIAVKARFLEPLGTLDPVTAGPLADAGLTPYHAINGVRQRLEPGATVAVLGVGGLGHVGLQILAATSAARLVAVDPSPDKRELAARHGAHAVLDSDESTAAAILELTDGHGADVVLDFVGSQSTVDLATSVVGADGALRFVGLAGGSFPYSAGADALPWGVDVRRTYAGTRSDQRAVLALAEQGHLHLQAQQYALEDGAKAFADLEAGTVLGRAILVP
- a CDS encoding SDR family oxidoreductase; translation: MGKLDGRVAVITGAGMGIGRGIAGAYAREGASVVVAEIDEAAGRETVSWIGEQWGTPAVLVPVDVTDKAQVLSMVNTAVQRFGRLDVLVNNAWRGSGFARLEKMTDEQLRGGFDMAVMAAFWAMQAALPHLREHGTGRVINLCSLNGVNAHMYSVQYNAAKEALRTLTRTAAREWAPHQVCCNVICPGAMSAAYQRMAAASPENAAAMAAGNPMGRVGDPLEDIGPVAVFLGGDDCRYVTGNTLYVDGGSHINGVQWAPTVD